A stretch of Chelmon rostratus isolate fCheRos1 chromosome 18, fCheRos1.pri, whole genome shotgun sequence DNA encodes these proteins:
- the fbxo25 gene encoding F-box only protein 25 yields MPFLGKDWRSPGWSWTKTEHGWKRIFLYGHELEDNNRAIDLKEPCSDNKENLFVGDVCELATSKRKKDLYNNNTKSQFVFTDKWIYVQKGSTKERHGYCTLGEALNRLDFSSAIQDMRRFNYVAKLFQLIAKSQLTSLSGAAQKNYFNILEKIVRKVLEDQYNPRLVKDLLHDLSATLHSLTIHVGRCVLVGNINIWLCRLETIFKWQQQLNNLQIPKQMCNGRSFNDLPLHMQNKILCKLSDAYDIINLGQATPTLQSLSENRMLWKKLCHFHFSDKQFCRNLVLTKSDNVDWKLMYFTLQKHYPMKEQYGDTLHFCKHCSILFWKDCGHPCTANDPDSCLMPISPQHFIDLFKF; encoded by the exons ATGCCTTTCTTGGGCAAGGACTGGAGGTCACCAGGTTGGAGCTGGACCAAGACAGAGCATGGCTGGAAGAGGATTTTCTTGTATGGACACGAGTTGGAAGATAACAACAGAGCGATAGACTTGAAAGA GCCCTGCAGTgacaacaaagaaaatctgtttgTCGGGGATGTGTGTGAGCTCGCCAcctcaaagaggaaaaaggaccTGTACAACAATAACACCAAATCTCAAT TTGTTTTCACAGATAAATGGATCTACGTGCAGAAAGGGAGCACAAAAGAA CGCCATGGATACTGCACGCTTGGCGAAGCCCTCAACCGTCTAGACTTTTCCAGTGCCATTCAGGACATGAGAAGATTTAACTATGTTGCAAAG CTTTTCCAGCTAATAGCCAAGTCTCAGCTGACATCTTTGAGTGGAGCTGCCCAGAAAAACTATTTCAATATACTGGAGAAGATTGTACGCAAAG ttctGGAGGACCAGTACAATCCGCGCCTTGTCAAGGACCTGCTGCACGACCTGAGCGCGACGCTGCACAGTCTGACCATCCACGTTGGCAGGTGTGTCCTCGTGGGAAACATCAACATCTGGTTGTGTCGTCTGGAGACCATTTtcaaatggcagcagcagctcaacaACCTGCAGATCCCCAAG CAAATGTGCAATGGGAGGTCATTCAATGACTTGCCACTGCACATGCAGAACAAGATCCTCTGCAAGTTATCTGATGCCTATGACATCATTAACCTGGGACAAGCCACGCCCACGCTGCAGTCCCTCAGCGAGAACAGGATGCTGTGGAAGAAACTCTGCCACTTTCACTTCTCAGACAAACAG TTCTGTAGGAATTTGGTCCTAACCAAGAGTGATAATGTGGACTGGAAGCTGATGTACTTCACCCTGCAGAAACATTATCCAATGAAGGAGCAGTACGGAGACACATTGCACTTCTGCAAACACTGTAGCATCCTCTTCTGGAAG GACTGTGGCCATCCATGCACAGCCAACGACCCAGACAGCTGCCTCATGCCCATCTCTCCGCAGCACTTCATCGACCTCTTCAAGTTCTAA
- the fam110c gene encoding protein FAM110C codes for MEATSDTSKILEKGPEYLRKQMELESETKGHMSAVERLAASKPKYVKSQQVVNSTQEPVISLGSASVSSTGSSNRSSNRSWKRVTGGKSTEATCGAPTCSQVRRSSSKKRPDSLLLYRQKCELLRGSANDRKHHITRKLLLSSVQKNVPLREVADKDCDAEGSEEKITSPEGAAKECSSHGVSSQSTGRRDGVAGQSTGNIAFGTKVTAGVGKKSGLLAVLEIERRSGKGVSRSHSDISSRYSKNFADFDTFFKYCGLDGEVIESLGKENFSARSDEIAVNIRSVSVSTSEGGFSKNSGDSDGLLEDELNGKIRQGTSVIERNARIIKWLYSCKNAIETGKKLRDLD; via the coding sequence ATGGAGGCAACTAGCGATACATCAAAAATCTTGGAGAAGGGTCCTGAATACCTTCGAAAACAAATGGAACTGGAGAGTGAGACTAAAGGACACATGAGTGCCGTGGAGAGGCTCGCCGCAAGCAAACCGAAGTATGTCAAAAGCCAGCAGGTGGTCAACTCAACTCAGGAGCCAGTTATCAGTCTTGGATCAGCCTCTGTGAGCAGCACTGGGTCTTCTAATCGGAGCTCGAACCGTAGCTGGAAGCGTGTCACAGGCGGTAAGTCAACAGAGGCTACATGTGGTGCACCAACATGCTCACAGGTACGGCGGTCCAGCTCCAAGAAACGACCAGACTCGCTTCTGctttacagacagaaatgtgagtTACTGAGAGGGTCGGCAAATGACCGGAAACACCACATTACACgcaagctgctgctcagctctgtgcAAAAAAATGTTCCGTTACGTGAGGTGGCTGATAAGGACTGTGACGCTGAGGGCAGCGAGGAAAAAATCACCTCACCTGAGGGAGCAGCAAAGGAATGCAGCTCACATGGAGTCTCCTCTCAATCAAcggggaggagggatggagtaGCAGGACAGAGCACGGGAAACATTGCTTTTGGGACAAAGGTGACAGCTGGTGTTGGGAAGAAATCTGGACTCCTGGCGGTTCTTGAGATTGAAAGGAGGTCCGGCAAAGGCGTCAGTCGCTCCCACTCTGACATCAGCTCCAGGTACTCCAAAAACTTTGCAGACTTTGACACTTTTTTCAAGTACTGCGGGCTGGACGGTGAGGTGATCGAGTCTTTGGGGAAGGAGAACTTCTCGGCGCGATCAGATGAAATTGCAGTAAACATCCGGAGTGTCAGCGTCTCTACATCAGAGGGCGGTTTCTCCAAGAACAGCGGTGACAGCGACGGACTCCTGGAGGATGAGCTGAATGGAAAGATACGTCAGGGGACGTCAGTTATTGAGCGCAATGCAAGGATTATCAAATGGCTGTACAGCTGCAAAAATGCTATCGAGACTGGAAAGAAATTAAGAGATCTTGACTGA